One Natronolimnobius sp. AArcel1 genomic region harbors:
- a CDS encoding luciferase, translated as MLTTSTVARTGLDAIALKPAECSVSRALDIPAETIAIDYEGREHLPNTETLEALTAHASVRLTTPVRADGFDPLGDDSILETLPDGVKRVLVAGHPEYLTDEERRRAVAPRLGSALETEPDAWVGTESVERLAMATGASQFDLLTGQTHRELRALRAAGFDGEIVIYAPTVLTTDEDAILDAVGAYVARRRPVSEALPTDAQTDSQATGRAREVLGDAVRDYALVGSPDEICDRTDALRESGATTIVGHPARSLEPFVE; from the coding sequence GTGTTAACGACGAGTACCGTCGCACGGACCGGGCTTGATGCAATCGCACTCAAACCAGCCGAGTGTTCCGTCTCGCGGGCGCTCGACATTCCAGCTGAGACGATCGCAATCGACTACGAAGGCCGCGAGCATCTGCCTAACACCGAGACGCTCGAGGCACTCACAGCCCACGCCAGTGTCCGGTTGACGACACCCGTTCGTGCAGACGGCTTCGATCCGCTCGGTGATGATTCCATCCTCGAGACGCTGCCCGACGGCGTCAAACGCGTCCTCGTTGCGGGACATCCGGAATACCTCACTGACGAGGAGCGCCGCCGTGCTGTTGCGCCGCGACTGGGAAGTGCACTCGAGACAGAGCCGGACGCGTGGGTGGGTACAGAGAGTGTTGAACGGCTCGCGATGGCGACCGGAGCGTCTCAGTTTGATCTGCTCACCGGGCAAACCCACCGCGAACTTCGCGCGCTGCGAGCGGCCGGGTTCGACGGTGAGATCGTGATCTACGCGCCGACCGTGCTCACGACCGACGAGGACGCAATTCTTGACGCCGTCGGCGCATACGTCGCCCGCCGTCGCCCCGTTTCCGAGGCGTTGCCAACAGACGCACAGACGGATTCGCAAGCAACCGGCCGCGCCCGCGAGGTGCTGGGAGATGCCGTCAGAGACTACGCCCTCGTTGGCTCGCCCGATGAGATATGCGATCGGACGGACGCACTTCGCGAGTCGGGTGCAACGACCATCGTTGGACATCCTGCGCGGTCGCTCGAGCCGTTCGTGGAGTAA
- a CDS encoding glycosyl transferase family 2: MEYVQERITTLHDFGGLGTKSGLTKTNTDTTSTDDAAHVSPIAQTAVIVPMTAREHRNPAAARVLSELESLEPAPAAVYIPVRASADEFPAFREWLTSFSLPVRVLWCSAPAVETMLARAGLDGEFGKGRDVWLALGPAAAAGEYVVVHDADARSYTADHVQRLLAPLAMDAGFEFSKGYYARIEDDRLYGRLFRLFYAPVLRALASDHDAPILEYLQSFRYALAGEFAMTAELATQLRTPRTWGLEVGTLGDAFDHAGFSGTAQVDLGQHVHDHRAVAGETGLEGMSREVAETLFRVLEAGGIDPNYETLADRYRTAGLALLKQYRADAAYNGLEYDYAGERNQLERYAGAIDPPGVDRRLPRWTDTALETAAVVDATQPWTDQPNASSLGSQRQD, encoded by the coding sequence ATGGAGTACGTACAGGAGCGAATCACGACACTCCACGATTTCGGTGGGCTGGGGACGAAATCGGGGCTCACGAAGACCAACACCGACACGACCAGCACTGACGACGCTGCCCACGTTTCCCCAATCGCCCAGACCGCCGTTATCGTCCCGATGACCGCGCGCGAACACCGCAACCCCGCCGCCGCGCGCGTCCTCTCGGAACTCGAGTCGCTCGAGCCAGCCCCGGCCGCAGTGTACATTCCCGTTCGGGCGTCTGCCGACGAGTTTCCGGCATTTCGTGAGTGGCTGACGTCGTTTTCGCTCCCAGTACGTGTCCTCTGGTGTTCCGCGCCCGCTGTTGAGACGATGCTCGCGCGCGCCGGCCTCGATGGCGAGTTCGGGAAGGGCAGAGACGTCTGGCTCGCGCTCGGGCCAGCGGCCGCCGCCGGCGAGTACGTCGTCGTCCACGACGCGGACGCGCGAAGTTACACCGCCGACCACGTCCAACGACTGCTCGCGCCGCTTGCGATGGACGCTGGCTTTGAGTTCTCGAAGGGGTACTACGCTCGAATCGAGGATGATCGACTCTATGGCCGTCTGTTTCGCCTGTTCTACGCGCCGGTTCTCCGGGCGCTTGCGAGCGACCACGACGCCCCTATTCTCGAGTACCTGCAGTCGTTTCGATACGCATTAGCCGGCGAGTTCGCGATGACCGCCGAGTTGGCGACCCAGCTGCGAACGCCACGAACCTGGGGTCTCGAGGTGGGGACACTCGGTGATGCCTTCGATCACGCTGGATTTTCTGGCACCGCACAGGTCGACCTCGGACAGCACGTCCACGACCACCGCGCAGTCGCGGGCGAGACCGGTCTCGAGGGAATGAGTCGAGAAGTCGCTGAAACCCTCTTTCGCGTACTCGAGGCAGGCGGAATCGATCCCAACTACGAGACGCTGGCCGACCGGTACCGAACGGCCGGTCTCGCATTACTCAAACAGTATCGCGCTGACGCGGCGTACAACGGCCTCGAGTACGACTACGCTGGCGAACGCAATCAACTCGAGCGATACGCGGGTGCGATCGACCCGCCCGGCGTCGACCGACGACTCCCACGCTGGACCGACACCGCACTCGAGACGGCTGCGGTTGTCGATGCGACACAGCCATGGACTGACCAGCCGAACGCGTCGTCGCTCGGCTCGCAGAGACAGGACTGA
- a CDS encoding CoA pyrophosphatase yields the protein MSPSQYTLTLEPIAAHEPREIDDQPENAAVLAPVVNRADGDYLLFTRRADHLGKHPGQMSFPGGGAEPIDESILETALRESNEEINLEPDEADVIGQLDDIRTVTEYAVTPFVARVPDRAYERDGNEVAEIVFLPLSGLLDPNNYEYERREHPHYGEIVIHYFHVDGYTVWGATGRILVQLLELATPFEAPERIDRTQ from the coding sequence ATGTCTCCCTCCCAGTACACACTGACTCTCGAGCCAATCGCCGCCCACGAACCCCGAGAGATCGACGATCAGCCCGAAAATGCAGCTGTCCTTGCCCCGGTCGTCAACCGAGCAGACGGCGATTATCTTTTGTTTACCCGCCGAGCGGACCACCTCGGTAAACATCCCGGCCAGATGAGTTTTCCCGGGGGCGGCGCCGAACCGATTGATGAGTCCATTCTCGAGACCGCACTTCGGGAGTCGAACGAAGAGATCAACCTCGAGCCGGACGAAGCTGATGTGATCGGCCAACTCGATGACATTCGCACGGTGACAGAGTATGCAGTGACGCCGTTCGTCGCGCGTGTCCCCGACCGGGCGTACGAACGCGACGGAAACGAAGTCGCCGAAATTGTGTTTCTCCCGCTATCAGGGCTGCTCGACCCAAATAACTACGAGTACGAACGACGCGAGCACCCCCACTACGGCGAGATCGTTATCCACTATTTCCACGTTGATGGCTACACCGTCTGGGGCGCAACCGGCCGCATTCTGGTGCAACTGCTCGAGTTGGCAACGCCGTTTGAAGCGCCCGAGCGAATCGACCGAACGCAGTAA